From Vespula vulgaris chromosome 11, iyVesVulg1.1, whole genome shotgun sequence, the proteins below share one genomic window:
- the LOC127067644 gene encoding WD repeat and FYVE domain-containing protein 2, which yields MAAEIKPAPGGNHDKFSSSRKPVLLSKLEGCNDDVNAAIIIPREDGVISVCDDRTVRVWLKRDSGHYWPSVCQYMAVGATSMHYCVETRQLFVGLENGNINEFVLEQDYNRMTGMREYLAHQARVSGVIYAPNCEWVLSIGRDKLFQLHCSNTGRKLGSYQTDAWYTALQFDAQSKHAFVGDYSGQIAMLKLDTNGVTFITMLKAHTGSIHTLAWDSEKQLLFSGSFDQSIIVWDIGGRQGTAYELQGHHNKVTALCYASTERVLLSGGEDAVIVCWDMAANRRETAPWVESDTCQACGRPFFWNIKAMMDQRQIGLRQHHCRHCGRALCARCTSQRTPIPSMGFEFEVRVCDPCHIQLKAANQTSLASFHDAKHSIIGMDLDAPRRRLLTIGQDRLIKIWDISALLQ from the exons ATGGCAGCAGAAATAAAACCCGCGCCCGGAGGGAATCATGATAAGTTTAGTTCCAGTCGTAAGCCCGTACTTTTGTCGAAATTAGAAGGCTGTAACGATGACGTTAACGCGGCTATAATCATCCCGCGGGAAGACGGTGTAATTAGCGTTTGCGATGACAG AACCGTCAGAGTATGGCTGAAACGAGATTCTGGCCACTATTGGCCAAGCGTTTGCCAATACATGGCTGTTGGTGCAACTTCTATGCATTACTGCGTAGAAACAAGGCAATTATTTGTTGGACttgaaaatggaaatataaat GAATTTGTTTTGGAGCAAGATTATAATCGTATGACTGGTATGCGCGAATATTTAGCACATCAGGCAAGAGTCTCTGGAGTTATATATGCGCCAAATTGCGAGTGGGTATTGAGCATAGGCcgtgataaattatttcaattacatTGTTCCAATACTGGAAGGAAATTAGGATCATATCAAACGGATGCATGGTATACTGCTCTACA ATTTGATGCACAATCTAAACACGCTTTTGTGGGAGATTATTCTGGACAAATAGCAATGTTAAAATTGGATACTAACGGTGTTACTTTCATTACCATGCTGAAAGCACATACAGGAAGTATTCATACTTTAGCATGGGATTCTGAGAAGCAGCTTCTGTTTTCCGGCAGTTTTGATCAAAGTATTATAGTGTGGGATATTGGAGGACGTCAAGGCACAGCATATGAACTTCAAGGCCATCA taACAAAGTAACAGCACTTTGCTATGCAAGTACAGAACGTGTATTGCTATCTGGGGGAGAAGATGCAGTGATTGTTTGTTGGGATATGGCTGCAAATAGGAGAGAAACAGCACCTTGGGTTGAATCCGATACATGTCAa GCCTGTGGGAGACCATTTTTCTGGAATATAAAAGCAATGATGGATCAGCGTCAGATAGGCTTAAGGCAACATCATTGTCGTCATTGTGGTCGCGCTTTGTGCGCTCGTTGCACTTCTCAAAGAACACCGATCCCATCCATGGGATTTGAATTTGAAGTTCGAGTGTGCGATCCATGCCATATTCAACTTAAAGCTGCCAA CCAAACATCTCTTGCATCATTTCACGATGCGAAGCATAGTATTATTGGAATGGATTTAGATGCTCCACGTCGAAGATTATTGACTATCGGACAAGATCgcttaattaaaatatggGATATTTCTGCACTGCTTCAGTGA
- the LOC127067638 gene encoding uncharacterized protein LOC127067638 isoform X2 — protein MAKEMMIVFVFDTSRCCKEEDDPAEAVMYFHPAWVSPTQRLALAGQLMGVNQFLATSFSPPHSISLQGGKFVFKKFGQYILAVGTDRNIHDWVLERRANTLESILKFFHCDLVKISESFNNDRNKFTEKLYQMFETYLPILQYSANLFSNIPVIKLPKSASNIFLEAIQILQYCQETNGIMGGALFYNNKVVATQLSADLTKQIVIMDPYRIKAPAERVDTEFHLPVGVQLLRVYIQEKQYTKLVQEANNERYFNSYLDSMAQKFSSQKKTMRKNSMKEPHLTKRDTSRIFTVPEEGELEPMHCNNGATSISSLPITAYSSPVKRKQEYKIEGYECTNPQTPSVCSTPLKDVNRVLHGSAVLICNMNDNADISKEKEVKELKEIKENMDDIPDVVKEALRCKHLNKLRNPSTRRKSWRSKDLIKRSLSTSDLEASLDKISPDIPLRTYTLGLPKLNKNLHINYDIDMLPNKLSEKNIFHTITDPCYPVFRSDGLPVSQALYEQYIASHYEELKDDSTTINNYTDNRFLNLSDSLNKLSKTNNESAAGDIKKDETAASFNMELDNKSKQESNRKAMSLPLKPLNILDNDDKRKSEPECNNEYNLLQKRKLEGLQLTPLMSKLTLLADERTSGFCSKETTPSEFRDIFGFSSATNQLLKQKLEAVSKETDKENESKLDESECIGATKDESNIVQIELFLCGHQNMVLVLLMENGTANNPDLIHSLWQTCIKTLGRLESQLQQCLDPLPSNENKELYSILSVDAEWDTIHRSGLWGVTELDIVSCLHDRFKQASNLTDVIVRTEDAVVFGNQCGQIEVFYQQAVAPNISGGLPTPADLMGTISLKAKRRLERDHGIVLL, from the exons ATGGCAAA GGAAATGATGATAGTTTTTGTCTTTGACACATCAAGATGttgtaaagaagaagatgatccTGCAGAAGCAGTTATGTACTTCCATCCAGCATGGGTATCACCTACTCAAAGACTTGCTTTAGCAGGCCAATTGATGGGTGTTAATCAGTTTTTAGCAACATCATTTTCTCCACCACATTCAATTTCACTGCAAGGtggaaaatttgttttcaaaaAGTTTGGTCAATATATACTT GCAGTAGGAACAGACAGGAATATACATGATTGGGTTTTAGAAAGAAGAGCAAACACCTTGGAatcaatattgaaattttttcactGCGATCTTGTAAAAATATCAGAATCTTTCaataatgatagaaacaaatttacTGAGAAACTATATCAAATGTTTGAAACTTACTTACCAATTCTTCAATACAGTgccaatttattttctaatattcctGTTATTAAACTTCCAAAG AGTGccagtaatatatttttggaaGCAATACAAATTTTACAGTATTGTCAAGAGACAAATGGAATTATGGGTGGTGCTCTATTTTACAATAACAA GGTAGTTGCAACACAATTGAGTGCAGATTTAACtaaacaaattgttataatGGATCCATATAGAATAAAG GCACCTGCAGAGAGAGTAGATACAGAATTTCATTTGCCCGTGGGAGTTCAACTACTACGAGTATACAtacaagaaaaacaatatactAAATTAGTACAGGAAGCAAATAATGAACGttattttaattcgtatttaGATTCCATGgcacaaaaattttcttctcagAAAAAG acCATGCGTAAGAACAGTATGAAAGAACCACATCTAACAAAACGCGACACATCACGAATTTTTACGGTACCTGAAGAAGGGGAGTTAGAACCAATGCACTGCAATAATGGTGCGACTagtatttcttctcttcctattACTGCATATAGTTCACCAGTGAAGCGTAAACAAGAGTATAAAATAGAAGGATACGAATGTACGAATCCACAAACACCAAGCGTTTGTTCTACGCCTCTTAAAGATGTAAATAGAGTTCTACATGGATCAGCAGTTTTAATATGCAATATGAATGATAATGCagatatttcaaaagaaaaagaagtaaaagagttaaaagaaataaaggaaaatatggATGATATACCAGATGTTGTCAAAGAAGCACTTCGTTgtaaacatttaaataaactaAGGAATCCTTCTACCAGAAGAAAATCATGGAGAAGCAAAGACTTGATCAAAAGAAGTTTAAGCACATCTGATTTAGAAGCTTCTTTAGATAAGATTTCTCCTGATATACCACTTAGAACATATACATTAGGATTAccaaagttaaataaaaatttgcataTTAATTATGACATTGACATGTTGCCAAATAAATTGTcagagaaaaacatttttcatacAATAACTGATCCATGTTATCCAGTGTTCCGTTCTGATGGATTACCTGTTTCGCAGGCACTGTATGAACAATATATAGCTTCGCATTATGAAGAACTTAAAGATGATAGTactacaattaataattatactgACAATCGTTTTCTTAATTTATCGGATTCCTTAAATAAACTGTCTAAAACTAATAACGAAAGTGCTGCTggagatataaagaaagatgaaactgCTGCATCTTTTAATATGGAACTTGATAACAAAAGTAAACAAGAATCTAATAGAAAAGCCATGAGTTTACCTTTGAAACCATTAAATATTTTGGATAATGATGACAAACGTAAATCAGAACCCGAATGTAATAACGAATACAATTTAttgcagaaaagaaaattagaaggCTTACAATTAACACCTCTTATGTCTAAATTGACCTTACTTGCTGATGAACGAACCAGTGGTTTTTGCAGTAAAGAAACAACACCTAGTGAATTTCGTGATATATTTGGATTTTCTTCTGCAACGAATCAGTTATTGAAACAGAAATTAGAAGCGGTAAGTAAGGAAACGgataaagagaatgaaagtaaATTGGATGAAAGTGAATGCATCGGTGCTACTAAAGATGAAAGTAATATAGTACAAATTGAATTATTCCTTTGTGGACATCAAAATATGGTCTTGGTTTTATTAATGGAAAATGGAACTGCTAACAATCCAGATTTAATACATTCTCTT TGGCAGACTTGTATCAAGACACTTGGCAGACTTGAATCTCAATTGCAACAATGTTTAGATCCCCTTCCatcaaacgaaaataaagaattatatagCATTTTGAGTGTTGATGCAGAGTGGGATACAATACATCGTTCTGGACTTTGGGGAGTTACAGAATTGGATATAGTATCATGTCTTCATGATAGATTCAAACAAGCCAGTAATCTTACTGACGTTATTGTTCG GACTGAAGATGCTGTTGTTTTTGGTAATCAATGTGGACAGATAGAAGTATTTTATCAACAAGCAGTAGCTCCAAATATATCAGGGGGTCTTCCAACACCAGCAGATTTAATGGGAACTATATCTTTAAAAGCTAAACGTAGACTTGAAAGAGACCATGGAATTGTATTACTAtaa
- the LOC127067638 gene encoding uncharacterized protein LOC127067638 isoform X1 → MSLFKSLIFVKENGDFKLVEMMIVFVFDTSRCCKEEDDPAEAVMYFHPAWVSPTQRLALAGQLMGVNQFLATSFSPPHSISLQGGKFVFKKFGQYILAVGTDRNIHDWVLERRANTLESILKFFHCDLVKISESFNNDRNKFTEKLYQMFETYLPILQYSANLFSNIPVIKLPKSASNIFLEAIQILQYCQETNGIMGGALFYNNKVVATQLSADLTKQIVIMDPYRIKAPAERVDTEFHLPVGVQLLRVYIQEKQYTKLVQEANNERYFNSYLDSMAQKFSSQKKTMRKNSMKEPHLTKRDTSRIFTVPEEGELEPMHCNNGATSISSLPITAYSSPVKRKQEYKIEGYECTNPQTPSVCSTPLKDVNRVLHGSAVLICNMNDNADISKEKEVKELKEIKENMDDIPDVVKEALRCKHLNKLRNPSTRRKSWRSKDLIKRSLSTSDLEASLDKISPDIPLRTYTLGLPKLNKNLHINYDIDMLPNKLSEKNIFHTITDPCYPVFRSDGLPVSQALYEQYIASHYEELKDDSTTINNYTDNRFLNLSDSLNKLSKTNNESAAGDIKKDETAASFNMELDNKSKQESNRKAMSLPLKPLNILDNDDKRKSEPECNNEYNLLQKRKLEGLQLTPLMSKLTLLADERTSGFCSKETTPSEFRDIFGFSSATNQLLKQKLEAVSKETDKENESKLDESECIGATKDESNIVQIELFLCGHQNMVLVLLMENGTANNPDLIHSLWQTCIKTLGRLESQLQQCLDPLPSNENKELYSILSVDAEWDTIHRSGLWGVTELDIVSCLHDRFKQASNLTDVIVRTEDAVVFGNQCGQIEVFYQQAVAPNISGGLPTPADLMGTISLKAKRRLERDHGIVLL, encoded by the exons ATGTCTCTCtttaaatctttaatatttgttaaagaaaatggTGACTTTAAACTCGT GGAAATGATGATAGTTTTTGTCTTTGACACATCAAGATGttgtaaagaagaagatgatccTGCAGAAGCAGTTATGTACTTCCATCCAGCATGGGTATCACCTACTCAAAGACTTGCTTTAGCAGGCCAATTGATGGGTGTTAATCAGTTTTTAGCAACATCATTTTCTCCACCACATTCAATTTCACTGCAAGGtggaaaatttgttttcaaaaAGTTTGGTCAATATATACTT GCAGTAGGAACAGACAGGAATATACATGATTGGGTTTTAGAAAGAAGAGCAAACACCTTGGAatcaatattgaaattttttcactGCGATCTTGTAAAAATATCAGAATCTTTCaataatgatagaaacaaatttacTGAGAAACTATATCAAATGTTTGAAACTTACTTACCAATTCTTCAATACAGTgccaatttattttctaatattcctGTTATTAAACTTCCAAAG AGTGccagtaatatatttttggaaGCAATACAAATTTTACAGTATTGTCAAGAGACAAATGGAATTATGGGTGGTGCTCTATTTTACAATAACAA GGTAGTTGCAACACAATTGAGTGCAGATTTAACtaaacaaattgttataatGGATCCATATAGAATAAAG GCACCTGCAGAGAGAGTAGATACAGAATTTCATTTGCCCGTGGGAGTTCAACTACTACGAGTATACAtacaagaaaaacaatatactAAATTAGTACAGGAAGCAAATAATGAACGttattttaattcgtatttaGATTCCATGgcacaaaaattttcttctcagAAAAAG acCATGCGTAAGAACAGTATGAAAGAACCACATCTAACAAAACGCGACACATCACGAATTTTTACGGTACCTGAAGAAGGGGAGTTAGAACCAATGCACTGCAATAATGGTGCGACTagtatttcttctcttcctattACTGCATATAGTTCACCAGTGAAGCGTAAACAAGAGTATAAAATAGAAGGATACGAATGTACGAATCCACAAACACCAAGCGTTTGTTCTACGCCTCTTAAAGATGTAAATAGAGTTCTACATGGATCAGCAGTTTTAATATGCAATATGAATGATAATGCagatatttcaaaagaaaaagaagtaaaagagttaaaagaaataaaggaaaatatggATGATATACCAGATGTTGTCAAAGAAGCACTTCGTTgtaaacatttaaataaactaAGGAATCCTTCTACCAGAAGAAAATCATGGAGAAGCAAAGACTTGATCAAAAGAAGTTTAAGCACATCTGATTTAGAAGCTTCTTTAGATAAGATTTCTCCTGATATACCACTTAGAACATATACATTAGGATTAccaaagttaaataaaaatttgcataTTAATTATGACATTGACATGTTGCCAAATAAATTGTcagagaaaaacatttttcatacAATAACTGATCCATGTTATCCAGTGTTCCGTTCTGATGGATTACCTGTTTCGCAGGCACTGTATGAACAATATATAGCTTCGCATTATGAAGAACTTAAAGATGATAGTactacaattaataattatactgACAATCGTTTTCTTAATTTATCGGATTCCTTAAATAAACTGTCTAAAACTAATAACGAAAGTGCTGCTggagatataaagaaagatgaaactgCTGCATCTTTTAATATGGAACTTGATAACAAAAGTAAACAAGAATCTAATAGAAAAGCCATGAGTTTACCTTTGAAACCATTAAATATTTTGGATAATGATGACAAACGTAAATCAGAACCCGAATGTAATAACGAATACAATTTAttgcagaaaagaaaattagaaggCTTACAATTAACACCTCTTATGTCTAAATTGACCTTACTTGCTGATGAACGAACCAGTGGTTTTTGCAGTAAAGAAACAACACCTAGTGAATTTCGTGATATATTTGGATTTTCTTCTGCAACGAATCAGTTATTGAAACAGAAATTAGAAGCGGTAAGTAAGGAAACGgataaagagaatgaaagtaaATTGGATGAAAGTGAATGCATCGGTGCTACTAAAGATGAAAGTAATATAGTACAAATTGAATTATTCCTTTGTGGACATCAAAATATGGTCTTGGTTTTATTAATGGAAAATGGAACTGCTAACAATCCAGATTTAATACATTCTCTT TGGCAGACTTGTATCAAGACACTTGGCAGACTTGAATCTCAATTGCAACAATGTTTAGATCCCCTTCCatcaaacgaaaataaagaattatatagCATTTTGAGTGTTGATGCAGAGTGGGATACAATACATCGTTCTGGACTTTGGGGAGTTACAGAATTGGATATAGTATCATGTCTTCATGATAGATTCAAACAAGCCAGTAATCTTACTGACGTTATTGTTCG GACTGAAGATGCTGTTGTTTTTGGTAATCAATGTGGACAGATAGAAGTATTTTATCAACAAGCAGTAGCTCCAAATATATCAGGGGGTCTTCCAACACCAGCAGATTTAATGGGAACTATATCTTTAAAAGCTAAACGTAGACTTGAAAGAGACCATGGAATTGTATTACTAtaa